The genomic window GATCAGCTCCTTCGTCTCCGCGAACGGGCCGTCGATGACGGTGCGGTCCTTCCCGGAGAACCGGACGCGGACGCCCTGGGAGCTGGGCTTGAGCCCCTCGCCGGCGAGGAGCACGCCGGCCTTGGCGAGCTGCTCGTTGAACTCGCCCATTTCCCTCAGGATCCGCTCGCCGGGCAGGGCCCCGGACTCGGAATCGGCCGTCGCCCTCACGATCACCATCACCTTCATCGCTCGCCCTCCGGGTTCCCATCTCTTCGGATCGCCGAGCCCCGCGGGCTCGCCGCCCTCGCCTCGCCTCGTTGTCGAACGGGGGGCCGCGGAATCGACGAGCGATCGATTGGACTCCGGATTTTTCGTCAGGCCCGTTCGGCGAAGGC from Aquisphaera giovannonii includes these protein-coding regions:
- a CDS encoding YciI family protein translates to MKVMVIVRATADSESGALPGERILREMGEFNEQLAKAGVLLAGEGLKPSSQGVRVRFSGKDRTVIDGPFAETKELIAGFWIWKVASLQEAIDWARRCPNPFDVESDLEIRPMYEPDDFAPSDPTGEVREQERRLRDEAAARAGGAS